Proteins found in one Solitalea lacus genomic segment:
- a CDS encoding MBL fold metallo-hydrolase, which produces MKLNKIRIRMYRQGLGDCFLLTLSYGANKKYHILIDCGVILGTANPEKKMGEVAQNIKDETNGKIDLVVITHEHWDHLSGFKQAQKIFDEINFDEVWMAWTEDPKNDLANKLRKTREERKMGLATALDRLKLELISNQFLSPKQFNARKAYLGAVEEITSFNGGLGANGSSSTSEALDYVKKKAKGNLSYCKPGKDPLQLKDIEGIRLFVLGPPEDEKLLKKDLANKEVYHEFFKSDFGNSFMSALNFNGDQNSIDKYRPFESSGIEIEKVKQNNSLSESYYNAENEWRQINNDWMDFSGQLALALDSDTNNTSLVLAIELTESGKFLLFPGDAQVGNWLSWHNYKWTVKNNKGENEEIDIKKIFERTTFYKVGHHGSHNATLSTNGLELMTNNELTVMIPVNKEMAKKKKWNMPFPPLLDKLLGRTSGKILMADEDLANSKKPTEISSQEWEKFKQSVNQDSGKLFFDYEINC; this is translated from the coding sequence ATGAAACTAAATAAAATACGCATTCGCATGTATAGACAAGGTCTAGGCGATTGTTTCCTTCTTACACTTAGTTACGGAGCTAATAAAAAGTACCATATTCTCATAGATTGTGGAGTAATTTTAGGTACTGCAAACCCCGAAAAGAAAATGGGTGAAGTAGCTCAAAATATAAAAGATGAAACGAATGGCAAAATTGATTTAGTTGTAATAACTCATGAACACTGGGATCATCTTTCGGGTTTTAAACAAGCACAAAAAATATTTGATGAAATCAATTTTGATGAGGTTTGGATGGCTTGGACTGAGGATCCTAAAAATGATTTAGCCAACAAACTAAGGAAAACACGCGAAGAAAGAAAAATGGGTCTGGCGACAGCATTGGACAGATTGAAATTGGAATTAATCAGCAATCAATTTCTATCACCTAAACAATTTAACGCCCGAAAAGCTTATTTAGGTGCTGTGGAAGAAATTACTTCGTTCAATGGAGGATTAGGTGCAAACGGAAGTTCGTCCACTTCAGAAGCTTTAGATTACGTAAAGAAAAAAGCCAAAGGCAATCTTTCTTATTGTAAACCAGGTAAAGATCCTTTACAATTAAAAGATATCGAAGGAATAAGGCTGTTTGTGCTGGGTCCTCCAGAAGATGAAAAATTACTTAAAAAAGATTTAGCGAATAAAGAGGTATATCATGAGTTTTTCAAGTCTGATTTTGGAAATAGCTTTATGAGTGCCCTGAATTTCAATGGGGATCAAAACTCTATAGATAAATACCGCCCTTTTGAAAGTAGTGGGATTGAAATTGAAAAGGTGAAGCAAAATAATAGTTTAAGTGAAAGCTATTATAATGCGGAGAATGAATGGAGGCAAATTAATAATGATTGGATGGATTTTTCCGGCCAATTAGCACTTGCATTGGACAGTGATACCAATAATACAAGTTTAGTACTGGCAATTGAATTAACTGAAAGCGGAAAATTTCTGCTTTTTCCTGGTGATGCTCAGGTTGGCAACTGGCTTTCATGGCATAATTACAAATGGACAGTAAAGAATAATAAAGGGGAGAATGAAGAAATTGATATAAAAAAAATATTTGAAAGAACCACCTTTTATAAGGTTGGTCATCACGGAAGTCATAATGCAACTTTAAGCACAAATGGACTCGAATTAATGACGAATAACGAGTTAACTGTTATGATACCTGTTAATAAGGAAATGGCAAAAAAGAAAAAATGGAATATGCCATTTCCTCCTTTATTGGATAAATTATTGGGTAGAACTTCAGGTAAAATTTTAATGGCTGATGAAGATTTAGCCAATTCAAAAAAGCCTACCGAGATTTCTTCGCAAGAATGGGAAAAGTTTAAACAGTCTGTCAATCAAGATAGCGGGAAATTGTTTTTTGATTATGAGATAAATTGCTAA
- the istA gene encoding IS21 family transposase → MAGQRIDIMELRSLISLKLKGLSNRKVADFLKVNRKTVDSYTSRFKALNLSYQELIELGEADLRDLFTENSQTEKARYEILSSQFPAIQKELHKPGGTLQELWKDYFEKNPKGYKYTQFALHYRNWKSRSHHSGKLIHKAGEKLFVDFCGKKPYYVDKSTGEQIDVEVFIAVLPCSQYTFVKAVPSQKREDLISCMESCLRWMGGVPQAIVSDNLKSAVSKGSKYAPVINKTFADFTLHYGCVVDPARPHHPQDKALVERSVELVYQKAIEELLEEYNDYLFSHGGGSRRSYFIDLEQQYLQGIATDSYSIRQYRRAKVQKTAHVYMSEDRNYYSVPYRFTGMHVEVQYNQDKVEIFYNYDRIASHERNYKAGNYTTIPQHMPSSHQAYGQWSPEYFQGRARQVGPFTLAYIQRLFTQYNYPEIAYKQSQGILAFGKTYNNERLEKACKRGLEYHKASYRTIEMILKNNLDMEQEDPAEPSGSPIPEHSNIRGASHYQ, encoded by the coding sequence ATGGCAGGACAACGAATTGATATCATGGAATTACGCAGTTTAATTTCCCTTAAACTTAAAGGCTTAAGCAACCGCAAGGTAGCAGATTTTTTAAAAGTTAACCGTAAAACGGTTGACAGTTATACCAGTCGTTTCAAAGCACTGAACCTCTCTTACCAGGAGCTCATAGAGCTCGGGGAGGCTGATCTTAGGGACTTGTTTACCGAAAACAGCCAGACTGAAAAAGCGCGTTACGAGATCCTCAGCAGTCAGTTTCCTGCTATACAAAAGGAACTGCACAAACCTGGAGGCACTTTACAGGAGCTCTGGAAAGACTACTTTGAAAAGAACCCCAAAGGCTATAAATACACCCAGTTTGCCCTGCACTACCGAAACTGGAAGAGCCGGAGCCATCACAGCGGTAAATTAATCCATAAAGCTGGGGAAAAGCTCTTTGTCGACTTTTGCGGCAAGAAGCCTTATTATGTAGACAAATCTACCGGTGAACAGATTGATGTGGAAGTATTTATCGCTGTGCTCCCTTGCAGCCAGTATACCTTTGTCAAGGCAGTTCCTTCCCAAAAGCGCGAAGATCTGATCAGTTGCATGGAATCTTGCCTGAGGTGGATGGGTGGGGTTCCACAGGCCATCGTATCTGATAATCTCAAATCCGCAGTTAGCAAGGGTAGTAAATACGCTCCTGTGATCAATAAAACCTTTGCCGACTTTACCCTGCATTATGGTTGCGTGGTCGATCCTGCCCGTCCGCATCACCCTCAAGATAAGGCACTGGTGGAACGCAGCGTAGAGCTGGTCTACCAGAAAGCGATTGAGGAGCTCTTGGAGGAATATAATGATTACCTGTTCTCTCATGGAGGCGGCAGCCGCAGGAGTTATTTCATTGATCTGGAGCAACAATACTTACAGGGAATTGCGACCGACTCTTACAGTATCCGACAATACAGGCGGGCTAAAGTACAAAAGACAGCACATGTCTACATGAGTGAAGATCGCAACTATTACAGCGTTCCTTACCGCTTTACCGGCATGCATGTGGAGGTGCAATACAATCAGGATAAGGTAGAGATCTTCTATAATTACGACCGTATTGCCAGCCATGAACGAAATTATAAGGCAGGCAATTATACTACCATACCCCAACACATGCCTTCCTCGCACCAGGCTTACGGACAATGGAGTCCTGAATACTTCCAGGGTCGTGCCCGCCAGGTAGGTCCTTTTACCCTGGCCTATATTCAGCGCTTGTTTACCCAATATAATTATCCAGAAATCGCTTATAAGCAGAGTCAGGGAATCCTCGCTTTCGGGAAAACGTACAACAATGAACGCCTGGAAAAGGCATGCAAAAGAGGCTTGGAATACCATAAGGCTTCTTACCGCACCATTGAAATGATACTGAAGAACAACCTGGATATGGAGCAGGAAGATCCAGCGGAACCATCCGGTTCCCCGATCCCAGAGCACAGCAACATCCGGGGGGCAAGTCACTATCAATAA
- the istB gene encoding IS21-like element helper ATPase IstB: MNEHNTVEKMRRMRMNAMAALYHRSISEHLYQDYTLDDFLSLLVDTEWESRQNRNIDSLIQRAGFKQAASASDIDYQTQRGLDKTTFERLLGLTFIKKKENIIITGYSGCGKSFLAQSIGVKACQMLHRTMYYNTARFFDLAKLAKLQGTYSKLIKRIQKTELLILDDFGLVPIDQAARNVLMDVIEERHETSSTIIATQIPVANWHGLIGESTAADAILDRIVFSSHRIELEGESFRRKKQLSH, encoded by the coding sequence ATGAATGAACACAACACCGTAGAAAAGATGCGCCGCATGCGCATGAATGCCATGGCGGCCCTTTACCACCGCAGTATCAGCGAACACCTTTATCAGGATTATACCCTGGATGACTTTCTTTCCCTGCTGGTAGATACTGAATGGGAAAGCCGACAGAACCGAAATATTGATAGCCTGATCCAGCGTGCTGGCTTTAAACAGGCAGCTTCTGCTTCAGATATTGATTACCAAACTCAACGAGGTTTAGATAAAACAACCTTTGAAAGGCTACTGGGGCTTACCTTTATTAAAAAAAAGGAAAATATCATAATTACTGGCTATAGTGGCTGCGGTAAAAGTTTTCTGGCTCAGAGTATAGGGGTTAAAGCCTGTCAAATGTTGCATCGAACAATGTATTACAATACAGCGCGGTTCTTTGACCTGGCCAAACTCGCTAAACTGCAAGGTACTTACTCTAAACTGATCAAGCGGATACAAAAAACGGAGCTGCTCATCCTGGACGACTTTGGACTCGTTCCTATTGATCAGGCTGCCAGGAATGTGCTAATGGATGTCATTGAAGAACGACATGAAACCTCTTCAACCATTATTGCCACACAGATACCGGTAGCAAATTGGCATGGCCTGATTGGAGAAAGTACGGCCGCTGACGCGATATTAGACCGGATCGTTTTCTCCTCTCACCGAATTGAACTGGAAGGTGAATCTTTCCGGAGAAAAAAACAATTGAGTCATTAA
- a CDS encoding ISL3 family transposase: protein MIPSFILPANVQLKADAISSEPGVLHICASVCQPCSTCPICSKKSNRIHSRYSRKLLDLPVSGHLARVKLKARKYFCDNPACHRKIFTERFDSEIKPYYRRMLRSNDLLARMALELGGNTGATISRYVGIPVSPSTVLRVVKKLEIQSKTLTSGIIGVDDWAFKKGRTYGTVLVDLERKEVIDLLPDRESETLAEWLKKHPEIKTVSRDRYGPYALGVKKGAPQAHQVADRFHLLMNLGEAVKRVIQSKGKELKEVFNLYNNPQKEHAPAAPRPQPVQCTPELETSGDSVANISIDRQHKFEQVKKLYNAGYSIRQIAKTVNVSRTTTQKYVHMEQLPKRESCTITNLDAFLDFLLQENNRGKTYRELHQIITQMGFNGKYSQFCFKMNKMQPSFRAKKINPTPIKTWSPTKLSFMLYLEPDQLPRKDDQDFLKLLYEKCPDIKQMEQLVKSFKNLFLLKEDGSLMKWIDETAKSECGLKNFAKNILKDYEAVNNAVITPFSNGQVEGQVNRIKNIKRKMYGRASFELLRKMVLAKSA, encoded by the coding sequence ATGATACCATCATTTATTCTCCCTGCTAACGTACAGCTAAAAGCTGATGCCATTTCTTCTGAACCTGGAGTATTGCACATTTGTGCATCGGTTTGTCAGCCCTGCTCTACCTGCCCCATTTGCAGCAAAAAAAGCAATAGGATCCACAGCCGATACTCCAGGAAGCTTTTGGACCTGCCTGTTTCGGGGCATTTGGCAAGAGTTAAGCTCAAAGCAAGGAAATACTTTTGTGATAACCCTGCGTGCCACCGAAAAATCTTTACGGAGCGTTTTGATTCTGAAATTAAGCCTTATTACAGAAGAATGCTGCGTTCCAATGACCTGCTAGCAAGAATGGCACTTGAACTGGGCGGGAATACGGGTGCTACCATCAGCAGGTATGTGGGCATACCCGTAAGTCCGTCTACCGTATTACGCGTGGTTAAAAAGCTGGAAATACAATCTAAAACATTGACCTCGGGAATCATTGGGGTGGATGATTGGGCATTCAAAAAGGGAAGAACGTACGGAACTGTTCTTGTTGATTTGGAAAGAAAGGAAGTGATCGACCTGTTGCCGGATCGGGAGTCGGAAACCCTAGCCGAATGGCTTAAAAAACATCCAGAAATAAAAACAGTTTCCCGTGACCGGTATGGACCTTATGCATTAGGGGTGAAAAAAGGCGCCCCACAAGCTCATCAGGTAGCAGACCGCTTTCATTTATTAATGAATCTTGGAGAAGCAGTCAAAAGAGTTATTCAATCCAAAGGAAAAGAGCTGAAGGAGGTATTCAATCTCTACAATAATCCCCAAAAGGAGCATGCACCTGCAGCTCCAAGGCCACAGCCGGTTCAGTGCACCCCAGAGTTGGAAACATCCGGGGATTCTGTTGCAAACATTAGTATTGATAGACAGCATAAATTCGAGCAAGTGAAAAAATTATACAATGCAGGTTATTCGATAAGGCAAATCGCCAAAACGGTAAATGTATCACGGACAACCACCCAGAAATATGTGCATATGGAGCAACTGCCCAAAAGGGAATCCTGCACTATCACTAACCTGGATGCTTTCCTTGACTTTTTGCTACAGGAAAACAATCGAGGTAAAACTTATCGGGAATTACACCAGATCATAACCCAGATGGGCTTTAATGGTAAGTATTCGCAGTTTTGTTTCAAAATGAACAAAATGCAACCCTCGTTCAGAGCCAAGAAAATAAACCCCACACCTATAAAAACATGGTCGCCAACCAAGTTATCCTTTATGTTATACCTGGAGCCGGATCAACTTCCGCGGAAGGATGACCAGGACTTCCTCAAGCTCCTGTATGAGAAATGTCCTGATATAAAACAGATGGAACAGTTAGTAAAAAGCTTTAAAAACCTTTTTCTCCTTAAGGAAGATGGGTCACTGATGAAATGGATAGATGAAACCGCCAAATCTGAATGCGGCTTAAAAAATTTCGCCAAAAATATCTTGAAGGATTATGAAGCCGTAAATAATGCCGTGATCACACCCTTTAGTAATGGGCAGGTGGAAGGGCAAGTCAACCGGATTAAAAATATCAAAAGAAAAATGTATGGCAGAGCCAGCTTTGAGCTGTTAAGAAAAATGGTACTAGCGAAATCTGCATAA
- a CDS encoding helix-turn-helix domain-containing protein, with protein MGKTVLKVQRSEAGEIKKLLNTNDDYTVGVRLFLVYLVALGHSSRKLAELHDISFKQITNWVHRYEKEGIEGLKDRKGRGRRSALSEDQLKRIKSLVLLESPNQHGLTSEKWTGPLLVKWIKNEYGLEYQKAQVYNLLEKVGITFEKKRGLINKV; from the coding sequence ATGGGAAAAACTGTATTGAAAGTCCAGCGGTCAGAAGCCGGAGAGATCAAGAAGCTATTAAACACAAATGACGACTATACCGTGGGCGTAAGACTGTTTCTTGTATACTTAGTGGCCTTGGGCCATTCCTCCAGGAAGCTGGCTGAACTTCATGATATAAGCTTTAAGCAGATAACCAACTGGGTGCATCGATACGAAAAAGAAGGGATTGAAGGATTGAAAGATCGAAAAGGACGAGGTAGGCGCAGTGCCCTATCGGAAGATCAACTAAAGAGAATTAAGTCATTAGTCCTCTTGGAAAGCCCGAACCAGCACGGATTAACATCGGAAAAATGGACCGGCCCCCTTCTGGTGAAATGGATCAAAAATGAATATGGATTAGAGTATCAGAAGGCTCAGGTATACAATCTGCTTGAGAAAGTCGGCATTACATTTGAAAAGAAGCGCGGATTGATAAATAAAGTGTAA
- a CDS encoding RES domain-containing protein yields MKQGEIRNIQGSSKGRCKITFIMDSIFALTGRKVRWTTENGEINKWAMLSTSEQLKAHPFYERLKNDINNVKIKEVTSLFYRGINYKNAPSKLNMGPPPREKAKSNRYSSNGEIVLYLSDSPFGVLKECNFENGKTLWCQEYKIPQNLKIANLSYVEPDTFLSCIMWHADLSEEDDEKRGENYNYPKYVFSQTIAEIFKNKYDGIYVFGVRSDDTQYYHNLVIFEPDKKWDSWLENEPMKLL; encoded by the coding sequence ATGAAGCAGGGTGAAATTAGAAATATTCAAGGATCATCAAAAGGCAGGTGCAAAATCACTTTCATTATGGATAGTATTTTCGCACTAACAGGAAGAAAAGTTCGGTGGACTACCGAAAATGGAGAAATAAATAAGTGGGCAATGCTCTCAACGTCAGAACAATTAAAAGCGCATCCTTTTTATGAAAGATTAAAAAATGATATTAATAATGTTAAAATAAAAGAAGTTACCTCTTTATTTTATAGAGGTATAAATTATAAAAATGCCCCATCAAAATTGAATATGGGTCCTCCTCCCAGAGAAAAAGCAAAATCAAATCGCTATAGCTCCAATGGAGAAATAGTTCTATACTTATCCGACTCCCCATTTGGGGTTTTGAAAGAATGTAACTTTGAGAACGGGAAAACACTATGGTGTCAAGAGTATAAAATTCCTCAAAATCTGAAAATTGCAAATTTAAGCTATGTAGAACCTGATACTTTCTTAAGCTGTATAATGTGGCATGCTGACCTCTCGGAAGAGGATGATGAAAAAAGAGGTGAGAATTATAATTACCCAAAGTATGTATTTAGCCAAACGATTGCTGAAATTTTTAAGAATAAATATGATGGAATTTACGTATTTGGAGTTAGAAGTGATGATACCCAGTATTATCACAATTTGGTAATTTTTGAGCCGGATAAGAAGTGGGATTCATGGCTTGAAAATGAACCAATGAAGCTATTGTAG
- a CDS encoding IS4 family transposase, with amino-acid sequence MRQIIDLIPRYLLNQSIKKYQSDKYCHKYKTYDHLVALLFGQLCKCSTLEDISVGIGVSETFIKDLGLQQSPAKSTMSDGNKKRNWQVFDHLYTALLKHYGSSLSKYSNQQIVEEVKDKTLLIRDSSTISVCLSMFDWAKFRTAKGGLKIHTQWDESMMLPNLVNISQAQTHDSKGFEQTIFPKDTIILEDKGYWDYEVILARIKAQNTFVTRIKDNTVYEVIEELELPEQEDQHILKDELIHLTGTKAKANRLSLEILRRVVVFDQQNNLQLEIITNNTTWKAATIAALYKRRWDIEIFFKQLKQNLNVKTFIGTSENAVKSQIFVALITYLLLELLRRVKAKGRTAFSNFVEKIRICLCYYLTLDYVIERIQPLVRSIRPVQATMKNEREHTLFAT; translated from the coding sequence ATCCGCCAGATAATTGATTTAATCCCTCGTTATCTGCTAAATCAATCCATTAAGAAATATCAGAGTGATAAATACTGCCATAAATACAAGACTTACGACCATTTAGTCGCGCTTTTGTTCGGACAGCTGTGTAAATGCAGCACTTTGGAGGATATTTCGGTGGGCATCGGAGTATCCGAAACCTTCATTAAAGACCTCGGATTGCAGCAAAGCCCCGCCAAAAGCACCATGAGCGATGGAAATAAAAAACGCAACTGGCAAGTGTTTGACCATCTTTATACGGCCCTGTTGAAGCATTACGGCAGCAGCCTGAGTAAATACTCCAATCAGCAAATTGTGGAGGAAGTCAAAGACAAAACCCTGCTGATTCGAGATAGCAGCACGATTAGCGTTTGTTTAAGCATGTTTGACTGGGCAAAGTTTCGGACAGCTAAAGGAGGCCTTAAAATCCACACCCAATGGGATGAAAGCATGATGTTGCCCAACCTGGTCAACATCAGCCAGGCCCAAACGCATGACAGCAAAGGTTTTGAACAAACTATCTTTCCAAAGGATACCATCATCCTGGAAGACAAGGGCTATTGGGATTATGAGGTAATCCTGGCCCGCATAAAAGCTCAAAACACCTTTGTCACCCGCATAAAGGACAATACGGTATATGAAGTGATCGAAGAACTGGAGCTGCCTGAGCAGGAAGACCAACACATACTAAAGGACGAATTGATTCATTTAACCGGCACGAAAGCAAAAGCCAACAGGCTATCGCTAGAGATTCTGCGAAGAGTGGTGGTGTTTGATCAGCAAAACAATCTGCAGCTGGAAATCATCACCAATAATACTACCTGGAAGGCTGCCACCATTGCCGCCCTTTACAAACGCCGCTGGGATATTGAAATATTTTTCAAACAACTCAAACAAAACCTGAATGTTAAAACATTCATCGGCACGAGTGAAAACGCCGTTAAATCGCAAATCTTTGTAGCCCTGATCACCTACCTGCTGCTGGAACTGCTCAGAAGAGTGAAAGCCAAAGGCAGAACCGCCTTTTCCAACTTTGTAGAGAAAATCCGTATCTGCCTGTGCTATTACCTGACCCTTGATTATGTGATTGAACGAATACAGCCCCTCGTCCGAAGTATCCGTCCGGTACAGGCAACCATGAAAAATGAACGGGAGCATACGCTTTTTGCCACCTGA
- a CDS encoding IS1380 family transposase, protein MEEIAVSKPYLNLDLKIDFTDKEITPWSGIVLLKKMLDRMEFEAALDRLPLPAPGSNRGYSPHQLIQQFMTSIWCGANKFEHCEVTRHDAVMKQCWGFKQMAGSKAIQRFFNKHTLATNQQIFTPLYQWFFGNLQYDNYTLDVDSTILTRYGGQQGSKKGYNPLKPGRNSHHPLIAFIEETKMVANFWLRSGDSYTSNNFQGFLADTIEKLNGKKIGLFRADSGFYGKEVFEYLEQSPQVGNYIIAARQYKPIQQKLAAQHLWVKVTAGIEVAESTYQSPLWDQPRRLVMVRQQVSERPCATDKTLKLFEDEGIYKNYRYSCFVTDLTLPALQVWNLYRQRANCENRIKELKYDFGADSFNLKNFDATEAALNWVMMAYNFISLFRQVVLNTQVEQRLKTLRYKVFAIGGYMVKNGSQKILKLSLAMKRREWFTGLWNCNKTFDLTKT, encoded by the coding sequence TTGGAGGAAATTGCAGTAAGTAAACCTTATTTGAACTTGGACCTGAAAATTGACTTTACAGACAAAGAAATAACGCCCTGGTCGGGCATTGTTTTACTGAAAAAAATGCTGGACAGGATGGAGTTTGAAGCAGCCTTGGATCGGTTGCCATTGCCAGCCCCAGGGTCAAACCGGGGCTATTCCCCGCATCAACTCATCCAACAGTTTATGACCAGCATATGGTGTGGGGCCAACAAGTTTGAACATTGCGAGGTAACACGCCATGATGCGGTCATGAAACAATGCTGGGGTTTCAAACAAATGGCAGGCAGTAAAGCCATCCAGCGCTTTTTCAACAAACATACCCTGGCCACCAACCAGCAGATCTTCACCCCTTTATACCAATGGTTTTTTGGCAATCTGCAGTATGATAATTACACGCTGGATGTCGACTCCACCATCCTTACCCGATACGGCGGGCAACAGGGTAGTAAAAAAGGATACAACCCCCTTAAGCCAGGCCGCAACAGTCATCATCCTTTAATCGCCTTTATAGAGGAAACAAAAATGGTCGCCAACTTTTGGCTGCGAAGCGGCGACAGCTATACGAGCAATAATTTCCAAGGCTTTTTAGCCGATACGATAGAAAAACTAAACGGTAAAAAAATAGGCTTATTCAGGGCCGACAGTGGATTTTACGGTAAAGAAGTATTTGAGTATCTGGAGCAAAGTCCACAAGTGGGCAACTACATCATTGCCGCCCGGCAGTACAAACCGATCCAACAAAAACTCGCCGCACAACACCTGTGGGTAAAAGTTACCGCTGGTATCGAAGTGGCCGAAAGCACTTATCAAAGTCCCCTGTGGGATCAACCCAGAAGGCTGGTCATGGTCCGCCAGCAAGTCAGTGAACGCCCCTGTGCAACGGACAAAACGCTGAAACTATTTGAAGACGAGGGCATTTATAAAAATTACCGCTACAGTTGTTTTGTCACCGATTTAACCCTGCCGGCGCTTCAGGTGTGGAATCTGTACCGGCAAAGGGCCAATTGCGAAAACCGGATCAAAGAACTGAAATACGATTTTGGGGCAGACAGCTTCAATCTTAAAAACTTTGATGCTACCGAAGCGGCCCTGAACTGGGTGATGATGGCCTATAACTTCATCAGCCTTTTCAGGCAGGTCGTGCTTAATACCCAAGTAGAACAACGCCTGAAAACATTACGCTACAAGGTGTTTGCCATTGGCGGGTATATGGTAAAAAACGGCAGCCAGAAAATCCTAAAACTGTCGCTGGCCATGAAACGAAGAGAATGGTTTACCGGCCTATGGAATTGCAATAAAACATTTGACTTGACAAAAACTTAA
- a CDS encoding transposase, translating into MHESYKALIPLILPESIEEYFELTEVEKKDAAIHIYLKEVNKTPEEYSANKLHSKGFFEPITLQDFPIRGFQVYLHITRRRWMNEDTGKVVYRNWDLVAQGTRITKGFAAFLKAFSRYTGA; encoded by the coding sequence ATGCACGAGTCCTATAAAGCCCTGATCCCACTGATCCTTCCTGAATCCATTGAGGAATATTTTGAATTAACTGAGGTGGAGAAAAAAGACGCCGCTATCCATATCTATTTAAAGGAAGTAAACAAGACCCCTGAAGAGTATTCGGCAAACAAATTGCACTCCAAAGGCTTTTTTGAGCCCATCACCCTGCAGGATTTTCCCATTCGTGGTTTTCAGGTGTACCTCCACATTACCCGCCGCCGCTGGATGAACGAGGATACCGGCAAAGTCGTTTACCGCAATTGGGATTTAGTGGCCCAAGGCACCCGCATTACCAAGGGTTTTGCGGCTTTTTTAAAAGCATTCAGCCGATACACAGGCGCATAG
- a CDS encoding transposase: protein MNGKKLHRSYRNRLSNFNSWKAGNDIEKGLLFPQNMGPYLSIDETSLSLGELYTIITNKDARGKKGTVVAIVKGTQSDGIIPLLKRLPKRLRNEVKEVTMDLAGSMNLIVKHCFPYAKQVIDRFHVQQLGGEALQEIRIQHRWKAIEAENKALEKARKTQAEYHPKIYANGDTLKQLLARSRHLLYKAQVNWSQEQEKRASLLFELYPDLGQAYALAQKLSWIYNHSSSKPLALTRLAQWYDQVEKAGFKTFNTLSKTIQLHYERILNYFDNRSTNASAESFNAKIKAFRSQFRGVKDVPFFLFRLTKLFA, encoded by the coding sequence GTGAATGGCAAGAAACTTCATCGCAGCTACCGGAACCGCTTAAGTAATTTTAACTCCTGGAAAGCGGGCAACGATATCGAAAAAGGACTTTTGTTTCCCCAAAACATGGGACCTTATCTTTCCATTGACGAAACTTCGTTGTCCTTAGGGGAACTCTATACCATCATCACAAATAAAGACGCCAGGGGCAAAAAAGGGACCGTTGTGGCCATCGTCAAGGGCACACAGTCCGATGGGATTATTCCCCTGCTCAAGCGGCTTCCCAAACGGTTACGGAACGAAGTAAAAGAAGTAACCATGGACCTGGCAGGAAGCATGAACCTTATTGTCAAACATTGTTTTCCCTATGCCAAACAGGTGATCGATCGTTTTCATGTGCAACAACTGGGGGGAGAGGCCTTGCAGGAAATTCGCATCCAGCATCGCTGGAAGGCCATAGAGGCGGAAAACAAGGCCTTGGAAAAGGCCCGAAAAACCCAAGCAGAATATCATCCGAAGATCTATGCCAACGGGGATACGCTCAAGCAATTGCTGGCCCGCAGCCGCCACCTGCTGTATAAAGCCCAGGTGAACTGGAGCCAGGAACAAGAAAAACGGGCAAGTCTCCTCTTTGAGCTATATCCAGATCTGGGACAGGCTTATGCATTGGCTCAAAAGCTCTCCTGGATTTACAACCACTCCTCATCTAAACCCCTGGCCTTAACACGCTTGGCCCAATGGTATGACCAGGTAGAAAAGGCCGGCTTTAAAACGTTTAATACCCTGTCCAAAACCATACAGCTCCATTACGAACGGATCCTGAACTACTTTGACAACCGCAGCACCAACGCTTCGGCCGAATCGTTCAATGCTAAAATCAAAGCCTTCCGGAGTCAATTCAGGGGTGTAAAGGATGTACCTTTTTTCCTTTTCAGGCTTACTAAATTATTTGCTTAA